One window from the genome of Plasmodium relictum strain SGS1 genome assembly, chromosome: 12 encodes:
- the DXR gene encoding 1-deoxy-D-xylulose 5-phosphate reductoisomerase, putative: MIIFIYIYILFILKISYLFSKNADKSILRRRTYINNALKELGKNRTGQIKNVRSYIKIKLCKNDLIDIIKNKKQINVGIFGSTGSIGTNALNIIKECNKIEKIFNVEALYVNKSVKELYEQAKEFLPKYICIHDETKYEELKKLLQNIKNYKPIILIGDEGMKAVCSDNNIDKLVIGIDSFQGIHSTMHAIKNNKIVALANKESIVSAGFFLKKLLNVHKNSFVIPVDSEHSAIFQCLDNNKVLKSKCLQDNFSKVNNINKIFLCSSGGPFQNLSLNDLKNVTSADALKHPKWNMGKKISIDSATMMNKGLEVIETHFLFDINYDDIEVVIHKECIIHSCVEFIDKSVISQMYYPDMKIPILYALTWPNRIKTNLKPLNLVETSPLTFHKPLLDNFPCIKLAYYAGKKGNFFPTVLNASNEICNNLFLNDKIKYFDIAAIISQVLESFQVQTVSENSEDLMNQIFEIHNWSKERAMEIYKKRSY; this comes from the coding sequence atgataatatttatttatatctatattttatttatattaaagatTAGTTATTTATTCTCAAAAAATGCAGATAAAAGTATATTACGTAGGagaacatatataaataatgcaCTAAAAGAATTAGGAAAAAATAGGACAggacaaataaaaaatgttagaagttatataaaaataaaattatgcaaaaatgatttaatagATATAATTAAGAATAAGAAGCAAATAAATGTTGGTATATTCGGTAGCACTGGTAGTATAGGAACTAATGCTCTCAATATTATAAAGGAATGCAATAAGattgaaaaaatttttaatgttgAAGCTTTATATGTCAATAAAAGTGTAAAAGAGTTATATGAACAAGCAAAAGAATTTTTgccaaaatatatatgtatacatGATGAAACTAAAtatgaagaattaaaaaaattgttgcaaaatataaaaaattataaaccAATAATATTAATTGGTGATGAAGGTATGAAAGCAGTATGTAGTGATAATAACATAGATAAATTAGTTATTGGAATTGATTCGTTTCAAGGAATACATTCAACAATGCAtgcaattaaaaataataaaattgttGCATTAGCTAATAAAGAATCTATAGTATCAGCAggattttttctaaaaaaattattaaatgtaCATAAGAATTCATTTGTAATTCCAGTTGATTCTGAGCATAGTGCTATATTCCAATGTTTAGATAACAATAAGGtattaaaaagtaaatgTTTGCAGGATAATTTTTCtaaagtaaataatataaataagatatttttatgttcttCTGGAGGACCCTTTCAAAATCTTTCTCTTAacgatttaaaaaatgttacTTCAGCAGATGCTTTAAAACATCCAAAATGGAATATGgggaaaaaaataagtattgATTCAGCAACAATGATGAATAAAGGGTTGGAGGTTATTGAAACTCATTTTCTGTTTGACATAAATTATGATGATATTGAAGTTGTAATACATAAAGAATGCATTATCCATTCTTGTGTTGAATTTATAGATAAATCTGTTATAAGTCAGATGTATTATCCAGATATGAAAATTCCTATTTTATATGCATTAACATGGCCTAATAGAATAAAAACCAATTTGAAGCCATTAAATTTAGTTGAAACATCTCCCCTCACATTTCATAAACCTTTGTTGGATAATTTTCCTTGTATTAAATTAGCTTATTATGCTGGAAAAAAAGGAAACTTCTTTCCTACAGTTCTTAATGCCTCTAACGAAAtatgtaataatttatttttaaatgataaaataaaatattttgatataGCAGCTATTATATCACAAGTTTTAGAATCTTTTCAAGTACAAACAGTTTCAGAAAATAGCGAAGATTTAATGAATCAAATTTTTGAAATACATAATTGGTCAAAGGAAAGAGCTATggaaatatacaaaaaaagaagttaTTGA